AGGACGTCCAGGTGCGGGAACAGCGCGTAGGACTGGAACACCGTGTTGACCGGGCGCTGGTAGGGCTTGGCGTACGTGACGTCGGAGCCGCCGATGGTGATGGTGCCGGCGGTCGGGTGCTCCAGCCCCGCGACCATCCGCAGCGTCGTCGTCTTGCCGCAGCCGGACGGGCCGAGCAGGGCGAAGAACGAGCCGGCGGGCACGTCGAGGTCGATCCCGTCCACCGCGACCGCCTCGCCGAACTCCTTGCGGACGCCGCGCAGGAGCAGCCCGGAGCCCGAGCCTGCGGCGGACGGGGCGGCCCCAGGGGCCGCGGCGGTGGTCGAGGACCTCGAGGTCGCTGAGGGTGCGGTCGTCACCGACCTATCACCTCCTGGAACTGCGCGGAGAAGTCGCTCTCCTCGGCGGCGGTGAGGCTGCGGGTGACGTAGACGTTGGAGAGGAACTCCTCGGTCGGGAAGATGAACGGGTTCTCGGCGAGCTCGGGGTCGATGGCGACCATCGCCTCCTGCGCTCCCTCGACCGGGCAGACGTAGTTGACCCAGGCGGCCACCTGAGCGGCGACCTCGGGGTCGTAGTAGTAGTTCATGAGCGTCTCGGCGTTGGTCTTCCGGGGGCTGCCGACCGGCACCATCATGTTGTCGGTCCAGAGCATCCCGCCGGCGTCGGGGATCGCGAAGCCCCACCTGTCGCCGTTCTCGAAGTTGATCTGCGTGATGTCCCCGGACCAGCCGACGCAGGCGATCGCGTCCCCGGAGACCAGGTCCTCCTTGTAGGAGTTGCCGACCACCTGGCGGATCTGGCCGCTGGACACCTGCTCCTCCAGCACCTCCAGCGCCGCGCCGAAGTCGTCGGCCGACCAGTCGCCGGACACGTCGACCCCCTGCTCGAGCAGGAGCAGGCCCATGGTGTCGCGCATCTCGTCGAGGACCTCGACCCGGCCCTTGAGCTCGGGGCGCCACAGGTCGCTGACGGACGTGAGCCCGTCGGGCAGCTCGTCCTTGTTCCAGGCGATGCCGGAGAAGCCGGACTGCCAGGGCAGCG
Above is a genomic segment from Aquipuribacter hungaricus containing:
- a CDS encoding ABC transporter substrate-binding protein; this translates as MRGRRPDPRPLTRGGGALARAQLVRRQVLRGGAAAGLGLGLAACGTGGTPSGGGSAGARPSPAQDVSAEDPTLNWANWTLYLDLAEDGETYPSLEAFQEQTGIAVTYSEDIDSNDSFYGRVQGQLANGDDIGQDVVVLTDWMAGRMIRLGYTQELDEANLPNKTNMLANLQDIDFDPGRAHSLPWQSGFSGIAWNKDELPDGLTSVSDLWRPELKGRVEVLDEMRDTMGLLLLEQGVDVSGDWSADDFGAALEVLEEQVSSGQIRQVVGNSYKEDLVSGDAIACVGWSGDITQINFENGDRWGFAIPDAGGMLWTDNMMVPVGSPRKTNAETLMNYYYDPEVAAQVAAWVNYVCPVEGAQEAMVAIDPELAENPFIFPTEEFLSNVYVTRSLTAAEESDFSAQFQEVIGR